Sequence from the Aquimarina sp. Aq107 genome:
CAATAGCAAATAAAAGAGAGATCCCTTATTTTTCTCTGCTCATTATTAAAAAACAAGCCTTATGAAAATAACAGTTGCAGGCTTAGGACCTGGAGATATTAATTATATGCTACCCGTAGTTAAAAATGCTTTGCAAAAAGCAGATGTAGTTATTGGTTACGATTATTATTTTCAGTTTGGAGCATCTCTTTTTAGAGAAGATGCAGAACTCATTTCAATGCCATTGGGTAAGGAAGAAGCAAGAGCGCATAAAGCCATTGAAAAAGCGAATGAAGACAAATATGTAGTCGTTATTGGTTCTGGTGATGCTAGTATTTATGCAATGGCTGCCATTGTTTATGAAGTGGTGTCAAAAGAAAAGCATACGGATATTGAACTAGAAACCTTACCGGGCGTTTCTGCTTTCTTAGCTGCAGGGAGTAAATTAGGCGCACCTTTGGGTCATGATTTTTGTTGTATTTCTTTATCAGATTTAATGACGCCTTGGAACAAAATAGAGCAAAGAATTAAAGCTGCGGCTACTGGGGATTTTGTGACAAGTTTATATAATCCAAGGAGTAAAAAAAGACATTGGCAACTAGGTAGATTACAAAAAATATTTTTAGAAGAGCGCTCTCCTAATACACCTGTTGCGATTATAAGACATGTTACACGACCAGAAGAAGAACTTAAAATTACCACTTTAGGAGCGTTTAATCCAGAAGATGTAGATATGTTTTGCCTGGTAATGATTGGAAACTCGCAAACGTATCGTTTTAAAGACTATTTGATTACACCGCGAGGATATCTCAACAGAAAACCGCATACTGGGAAAGAAATCCAACAAGAGAGTTTTAGAATTGTTACGGAGTATATTACCAATTTACCCTTTTCTATTTCGGATAAATGGGCAATAA
This genomic interval carries:
- the cobJ gene encoding precorrin-3B C(17)-methyltransferase, encoding MKITVAGLGPGDINYMLPVVKNALQKADVVIGYDYYFQFGASLFREDAELISMPLGKEEARAHKAIEKANEDKYVVVIGSGDASIYAMAAIVYEVVSKEKHTDIELETLPGVSAFLAAGSKLGAPLGHDFCCISLSDLMTPWNKIEQRIKAAATGDFVTSLYNPRSKKRHWQLGRLQKIFLEERSPNTPVAIIRHVTRPEEELKITTLGAFNPEDVDMFCLVMIGNSQTYRFKDYLITPRGYLNRKPHTGKEIQQESFRIVTEYITNLPFSISDKWAITRVIHTTGILEDFNQYSATSEAIENWHNHLKSGGEIVTDVTMVKAGITKAFTAAYGNQIHCLLNDEDSQLLANSANITRSQAGIRKAIEKHPTALYVVGNAPTALFEIVEQLRENTTFKPVGVIGVPVGFVNVLEAKEQLSQITTTDWVIVKGNRGGSNVAAAIVNAAFTLPEASNYFKP